A stretch of Onychomys torridus chromosome 2, mOncTor1.1, whole genome shotgun sequence DNA encodes these proteins:
- the Npbwr1 gene encoding neuropeptides B/W receptor type 1, with protein sequence MVAGSPAVAKMYNLSLSELGGDNVSCGGLTLGCPNGSSPAPLPLPQPLAVAVPVVYAVICAVGLAGNSAVLYVLLRAPRMKTVTNVFILNLAIADELFTLVLPINIADFLLRRWPFGEVMCKLIVAIDQYNTFSSLYFLTVMSADRYLVVLATAESRRVSGRTYSAARAVSLAVWALVTLVVLPFAVFARLDEEQGRRQCVLVFPQPEVFWWRASRLYTLVLGFAIPVSTICALYTTLLCRLRAIQLDSHAKALDRAKKRVTLLVAAILAVCLICWTPYHLSTIVALTTDLPQTPLVIGISYFITSLSYANSCLNPFLYAFLDDSFRRSLRQLVSCRAA encoded by the coding sequence ATGGTCGCCGGCTCTCCTGCGGTCGCCAAGATGTACAACTTGTCGCTCTCCGAGCTTGGCGGGGACAATGTGTCCTGCGGCGGCTTGACTCTGGGCTGTCCCAACGGGTCGAGCCCCGCGCCTCTGCCGCTGCCACAGCCACTGGCGGTAGCAGTACCTGTCGTCTATGCGGTAATCTGCGCGGTGGGACTGGCTGGCAACTCAGCGGTGCTGTACGTGCTGCTGCGCGCGCCGCGCATGAAGACAGTGACCAACGTGTTCATTCTCAACCTGGCTATCGCCGACGAGCTCTTCACCCTCGTGCTGCCCATTAACATCGCCGACTTCCTGCTGAGGCGCTGGCCCTTCGGGGAGGTCATGTGCAAGCTCATCGTGGCCATCGACCAGTACAACACATTCTCTAGCCTCTACTTCCTCACTGTAATGAGCGCAGACCGCTACCTGGTAGTGCTGGCCACAGCCGAGTCGCGTCGGGTGTCGGGGCGCACTTACAGTGCTGCGCGCGCTGTCAGCCTGGCTGTGTGGGCGCTAGTGACCCTGGTCGTATTGCCCTTTGCGGTGTTTGCACGGCTGGACGAGGAGCAGGGCCGACGCCAGTGTGTGCTGGTCTTCCCGCAGCCAGAAGTCTTCTGGTGGCGTGCCAGCCGCCTGTACACACTGGTCCTGGGCTTCGCCATCCCGGTCTCCACCATCTGCGCCCTCTATACCACCCTGCTGTGCCGGCTGCGTGCCATCCAGCTAGACAGCCATGCCAAAGCTCTGGACCGAGCCAAGAAGCGTGTGACCTTGTTGGTGGCGGCGATCCTGGCTGTGTGCCTCATCTGCTGGACGCCTTACCATCTGAGCACCATAGTGGCGCTCACTACAGACCTGCCGCAAACGCCGCTGGTCATTGGCATCTCTTACTTCAtcaccagcctgagctatgcCAACAGCTGCCTCAACCCCTTCCTCTACGCCTTCTTGGATGACAGCTTCCGCAGGAGCCTTCGGCAGCTGGTGTCGTGCCGTGCCGCCTGA